A stretch of Brassica rapa cultivar Chiifu-401-42 chromosome A08, CAAS_Brap_v3.01, whole genome shotgun sequence DNA encodes these proteins:
- the LOC103832803 gene encoding ras-related protein RABG3d, which produces MSSRRRVLLKVIILGDSGVGKTSLMNQFVNRKFSNQYKATIGADFLTKEVQIDDRIFTLQIWDTAGQERFQSLGVAFYRGADCCVLVNDVNVMKSFENLNNWREEFLIQASPSDPENFPFVVLGNKTDVDGGKSRVVSEKKAKAWCASKGNIPYFETSAKEGFNVDAAFECITKNAFKNEPEEEPYMPDTIDVARGQQQRSTGCEC; this is translated from the exons ATGTCTTCTCGCCGGAGAGTTCTTCTGAAGGTTATCATCCTCGGTGATAGCGG ggTTGGCAAAACATCGTTGATGAATCA GTTTGTGAATCGCAAGTTTAGTAATCAGTATAAAGCTACCATTGGAGCTGATTTCTTGACCAAAGAGGTTCAAATCGATGACAGGATCTTCACTTTACAG ATTTGGGATACTGCTGGGCAAGAAAGGTTCCAAAGTCTGGGAGTAGCTTTCTACAGAGGAGCTGATTGTTGTGTTCTTGTTAACGATGTCAATGTTATGAAGTCTTTCGAGAATCTTAATAACTGGAGGGAAGAGTTCTTGATTCAG GCTAGTCCATCAGATCCTGAGAACTTCCCGTTTGTCGTGTTGGGGAACAAGACCGATGTTGACGGTGGCAAGAGCCGAGTG GTTTCTGAGAAGAAAGCAAAGGCATGGTGTGCATCTAAAGGAAACATTCCTTACTTTGAGACATCCGCCAAAGAAGGATTCAATGTAGACGCGGCTTTCGAATGCATCACCAAGAATGCCTTCAAGAATGAACCTGAGGAAGAACC GTACATGCCTGACACCATTGATGTTGCTAGAGGCCAGCAACAAAGATCAACAGGGTGCGAATGCTAA